A window of the Aeromicrobium phoceense genome harbors these coding sequences:
- a CDS encoding CaiB/BaiF CoA transferase family protein: MRLPLEGVTVVAVEQAVAAPLATRQLADLGARVIKVERRDGGDLSRGYDHVVDGTGAHFVWLNRGKESVAVDLKTAEGRDIVRRLVDSADVFVQNLAPGAAKRLGLGTDELRSNHPELITVDLSGFGTGGPHEQRKAYDMLIQAEAGLISITGTPETAVKTGIPTADIASGLYCAQAVLAALLRRWRFGEGASIEVSMLEATVEWLGHALYTQMFTESAPPRMGLGHTSIAPYDAFPTRDGEVLIGVQNDRGWRSLVRDVLDAPELADDPRFVTNVDRVAHRAACDAAVASHTRRWATDDLITSLEAAGVPAAQVKQMSDVVSHPQLRARGRWREVATEHSVVPALLPPATFSDVEAAMGAVPALGEHTRTVLQGLGLRDQQIDELVKHEIVTSDPRLPALTSS, encoded by the coding sequence ATGAGGTTGCCTCTGGAGGGCGTCACGGTCGTGGCGGTCGAGCAGGCGGTCGCGGCTCCGTTGGCGACGCGTCAGCTCGCCGACCTGGGTGCCCGTGTGATCAAGGTCGAACGCCGCGACGGTGGCGATCTGAGCCGTGGCTACGACCACGTGGTGGACGGCACCGGGGCGCACTTCGTCTGGCTCAACCGCGGCAAGGAGTCCGTCGCCGTCGACCTCAAGACGGCCGAGGGCCGCGACATCGTCCGTCGTCTCGTCGACAGCGCCGACGTGTTCGTGCAGAACCTCGCCCCGGGCGCCGCGAAGCGACTGGGCCTGGGTACCGACGAGCTGCGCTCGAACCACCCCGAGCTGATCACTGTCGACCTGTCGGGATTCGGCACCGGAGGCCCGCACGAGCAGCGCAAGGCGTACGACATGCTCATCCAGGCCGAGGCGGGGCTGATCTCCATCACGGGCACTCCTGAGACCGCCGTGAAGACCGGCATCCCCACCGCGGACATCGCCTCCGGGCTGTACTGCGCCCAAGCCGTCCTTGCCGCGCTCCTGCGGCGGTGGCGGTTCGGTGAGGGAGCCAGCATCGAGGTGTCGATGCTGGAGGCGACCGTCGAGTGGCTCGGGCACGCGCTCTACACACAGATGTTCACCGAGTCGGCGCCGCCGCGGATGGGACTGGGCCACACGTCCATCGCTCCCTACGACGCCTTCCCGACGCGGGACGGTGAGGTCCTCATCGGGGTGCAGAACGACCGCGGCTGGCGGAGTCTGGTCCGTGACGTGCTGGACGCGCCCGAGCTCGCGGACGACCCACGTTTCGTGACGAACGTCGACCGGGTGGCTCATCGAGCCGCATGCGATGCTGCCGTCGCGTCCCACACCCGGCGCTGGGCGACCGACGACCTCATCACGAGCCTGGAGGCTGCAGGCGTGCCTGCGGCACAGGTGAAGCAGATGTCCGACGTGGTGTCCCACCCGCAACTGCGGGCGCGCGGACGCTGGCGCGAGGTCGCGACCGAGCACAGCGTCGTTCCGGCGCTCCTGCCGCCCGCGACGTTCAGTGACGTCGAGGCGGCGATGGGGGCCGTCCCTGCTCTCGGTGAGCACACGCGGACCGTGCTCCAGGGCCTCGGACTTCGCGACCAGCAGATCGACGAGCTCGTGAAGCACGAGATCGTCACATCGGATCCGCGCCTCCCCGCGCTGACCAGCTCCTAA
- a CDS encoding acyl-CoA dehydrogenase family protein, with translation MYSGNPDVPSDVFADVLKQVGDFVKHHVMPRELEIMATDAIPEDLRRRAAEMGLFGYAIPQEWGGLGLDLVQDVELAMELGYTSLSLRSMFGTNNGIAGQVLVNFGTDEQKARWLPAMASGEVVASFALTEPGAGSNPAGLRTTARPDGDAWVIDGAKCFITNATDADLFVVFARTAPASDVSPGISVFLVPADAAGIEVGAKDAKMGQEGSRTADVSFTGVKVGADALVGGAGDVGYKAAMTSLARGRVHIAALSVGTAQRALDESLAYAATATQGGECIGDFQLVQAMIADQQTGVLAGRALVRQTALAWVTGEDRRISPSAAKLFCTEMVGRVADLAVQVHGGSGYMREVAVERIYRDVRLLRLYEGTSEIQRLIVGGGLVRQAKRDLS, from the coding sequence ATGTACTCCGGAAACCCCGACGTTCCCAGCGACGTCTTCGCCGACGTCCTGAAGCAGGTCGGCGACTTCGTCAAGCACCACGTCATGCCGCGTGAGCTCGAGATCATGGCCACGGACGCCATCCCCGAGGATCTCAGGAGGCGCGCCGCCGAGATGGGACTGTTCGGCTATGCCATTCCCCAGGAGTGGGGCGGTCTCGGTCTGGACCTCGTGCAGGACGTCGAGCTGGCGATGGAGCTGGGCTACACGTCCTTGTCGCTGCGCTCGATGTTCGGGACGAACAACGGGATCGCGGGCCAGGTGCTCGTCAACTTCGGCACCGACGAGCAGAAGGCGCGGTGGCTTCCGGCGATGGCTTCCGGTGAGGTCGTCGCGTCGTTTGCTCTCACCGAGCCGGGCGCCGGATCGAACCCGGCGGGCCTGCGCACCACGGCTCGACCGGATGGCGACGCGTGGGTCATCGATGGCGCGAAGTGCTTCATCACGAATGCGACGGACGCGGACCTGTTCGTCGTCTTCGCACGAACGGCGCCGGCCAGCGACGTGTCCCCGGGCATCTCGGTCTTCCTGGTCCCCGCCGATGCTGCGGGCATCGAGGTCGGAGCGAAGGACGCGAAGATGGGCCAGGAGGGTTCGCGGACGGCCGACGTCAGCTTCACGGGCGTGAAAGTCGGTGCCGACGCGCTCGTCGGCGGTGCCGGCGACGTGGGCTACAAGGCCGCCATGACGTCACTGGCGCGAGGCCGCGTGCACATCGCCGCCTTGTCGGTCGGTACGGCGCAGCGTGCATTGGACGAGTCGCTGGCCTACGCGGCGACAGCGACGCAGGGAGGCGAGTGCATCGGCGACTTCCAGCTGGTCCAGGCGATGATCGCGGATCAGCAGACGGGCGTGCTCGCCGGTCGTGCTCTCGTGCGCCAGACCGCGCTGGCCTGGGTGACGGGGGAGGACCGGCGGATCTCGCCCTCGGCGGCGAAACTGTTCTGCACCGAGATGGTGGGCCGGGTCGCCGACCTCGCCGTCCAGGTGCACGGCGGATCGGGCTACATGCGCGAGGTCGCGGTCGAGCGGATCTACCGCGACGTCCGACTCCTGCGTCTCTACGAGGGGACGAGCGAGATCCAGCGCCTGATCGTCGGCGGCGGACTGGTCCGTCAGGCGAAGCGAGACCTGTCATGA
- a CDS encoding LysR substrate-binding domain-containing protein → MDFQQIRAFLAVAEELHFGRAAERLHMAQPPLSRTIKQLERELSTQLFDRNTRSVSLTSSGQALVSPAREALEALRQAEAAVRFADEGEIGLVRVSFAGVSTHRIVAQLARVVRSKRPGIQLELSSQNFAQPAMRKLVQGDSDIALGRWDVIPPDILAEVVMADALVVAVPDTHALAGMRSVSSRDLAREPFVSLPPHEGAVLPDRLRRLARENGFVADVVQLAPDTQTALALVSAEVGCHLTLRSVAQNSADPHVAFVPLEDETLDVDLRVAWRRDDRGAALRAVLDEVLQLTTSE, encoded by the coding sequence ATGGACTTCCAACAGATCCGGGCGTTCCTAGCCGTCGCCGAGGAGCTGCACTTCGGGCGCGCCGCTGAACGACTGCACATGGCGCAGCCGCCGCTCAGCCGGACCATCAAGCAGCTCGAGCGAGAGCTGTCCACCCAGCTCTTCGATCGAAACACGCGCTCGGTGAGCCTCACCTCCAGCGGACAGGCGCTGGTCAGCCCGGCCCGCGAGGCACTGGAGGCGTTGCGTCAGGCGGAGGCCGCGGTGCGGTTCGCCGACGAGGGCGAGATCGGCCTGGTGCGGGTCTCCTTCGCCGGGGTCTCCACGCACCGGATCGTCGCCCAGCTGGCGAGGGTCGTCAGGTCCAAGAGACCGGGGATCCAGCTGGAGCTCTCGAGCCAGAACTTCGCCCAGCCCGCCATGCGCAAGCTCGTCCAGGGCGACAGCGACATCGCCCTCGGCCGGTGGGACGTCATCCCGCCCGACATCCTGGCCGAGGTGGTCATGGCCGATGCGCTCGTGGTCGCCGTCCCGGACACCCATGCGCTCGCGGGCATGCGCTCGGTGTCGAGCCGCGATCTGGCTCGCGAGCCGTTCGTGTCGCTGCCGCCCCACGAGGGAGCAGTCCTGCCGGACCGCCTGCGTCGGCTGGCGCGAGAGAACGGGTTCGTGGCCGACGTCGTCCAGCTCGCGCCCGACACGCAGACCGCGTTGGCTCTGGTGAGCGCGGAGGTGGGCTGCCACCTCACCCTGCGCTCGGTGGCGCAGAACTCGGCCGATCCGCACGTCGCGTTCGTCCCCCTCGAGGACGAGACCCTTGACGTCGATCTCCGGGTCGCGTGGCGGCGCGACGATCGCGGGGCGGCGCTGCGGGCGGTGCTGGACGAGGTCCTCCAGCTGACGACGTCAGAGTGA
- a CDS encoding helix-turn-helix domain-containing protein: protein MSDPVRDARDQLKRSGLTGADPDADLVPDVITRSWRRSISSRVSEDGPAQQTREIDPESILLRAAEPVLDRWQHQLTDTGTTLFVSDRAGSIVARRASDRSAEKSLDRANAAEGFDYSEEVVGTNGLGTAIVEKGPVLIQGAHHYNELLSDITCAAAPLFTPTGSVIGAVSLGGLTRVTNPLLMSVTREIGQQIEERLRASSRPQDLALAMSFMRYTNARRPTIVLDKDSLLANTPGLPYVSVSSHVMLWELLNSRAWIDGHPVRLQLPEAGVEVVARRVVEGAHTHFVAHFADLAPEEVSVFEPVESKGHRPVGTAVVVVDGPRGSGRAMVARDRHGVLRPGRALHEISALPGVAWDQLRRRLDAGDDVLLRRVEELSDVEAGRLGTVVREHRAAVMEGERSSVLFATIHASDAAGAVRDAVAQVDAVERTRPLSENRERIPALVTDILERVDKDRRHTLSPAAMQSLMAWRWPGNVSELVEVLGGVVRDVRTSVIERKDLPARLQQAPTGRRLTPMEEAERDAIVRALEASHGNRSAAASRLGIGRTTLYRKVRQLGIESGEASL, encoded by the coding sequence GTGAGCGACCCCGTGCGTGATGCGCGAGACCAGCTGAAGCGGTCCGGCCTCACCGGAGCCGACCCGGACGCCGACCTCGTCCCGGACGTCATCACACGCAGCTGGCGCAGGTCCATCAGCAGCCGCGTCTCCGAGGACGGGCCGGCTCAGCAGACCCGCGAGATCGACCCCGAGTCGATCCTGCTGCGCGCCGCCGAGCCGGTGCTCGACCGCTGGCAGCACCAGCTGACCGACACGGGGACGACCTTGTTCGTCAGCGACCGCGCCGGCAGCATCGTGGCGCGCCGCGCCAGTGACCGCAGCGCGGAGAAGAGCCTGGACCGAGCGAACGCCGCCGAGGGCTTCGACTACTCCGAGGAGGTCGTCGGTACCAACGGGCTGGGGACGGCCATCGTGGAGAAGGGGCCCGTCCTGATCCAGGGCGCTCATCACTACAACGAGCTGCTGTCCGACATCACCTGTGCGGCCGCGCCTCTCTTCACGCCCACCGGCTCGGTCATCGGCGCGGTCTCGCTCGGAGGTCTGACCCGGGTCACCAATCCGCTGCTGATGTCGGTCACGCGCGAGATCGGCCAGCAGATCGAGGAGCGGCTCAGGGCCTCGTCGCGCCCGCAGGACCTCGCTCTGGCGATGTCCTTCATGCGGTACACCAACGCCCGTCGTCCCACCATCGTCCTGGACAAGGACTCCCTGCTCGCGAACACGCCCGGGCTTCCCTACGTGAGCGTGAGCTCGCACGTGATGCTGTGGGAGCTGTTGAACAGCCGAGCCTGGATCGACGGGCATCCGGTGCGGCTCCAGCTGCCGGAGGCGGGGGTGGAGGTCGTGGCGCGCCGGGTCGTCGAGGGAGCCCACACGCACTTCGTCGCGCACTTCGCCGACCTGGCGCCGGAGGAGGTCTCGGTGTTCGAGCCCGTCGAGTCCAAGGGACACCGCCCCGTCGGCACGGCGGTGGTGGTGGTCGACGGTCCTCGGGGCTCCGGACGGGCGATGGTCGCTCGCGACCGCCACGGTGTCCTTCGCCCCGGACGTGCACTCCACGAGATCTCGGCTCTCCCCGGGGTGGCGTGGGACCAGTTGCGTCGCCGGCTCGACGCTGGCGACGACGTCCTGTTGCGCCGGGTCGAGGAACTGAGTGACGTGGAGGCCGGACGACTCGGGACGGTCGTGCGCGAGCACCGCGCGGCAGTCATGGAGGGCGAGCGCTCGTCCGTGCTGTTCGCGACGATCCACGCCAGCGATGCCGCGGGCGCCGTGAGGGACGCCGTCGCCCAGGTCGACGCCGTGGAGCGGACCCGGCCGTTGTCCGAGAACCGTGAGCGCATCCCGGCGCTGGTCACCGACATCCTCGAACGAGTGGACAAGGACCGCCGACACACGCTCTCGCCCGCCGCGATGCAATCGCTGATGGCCTGGCGGTGGCCGGGGAACGTCAGCGAGCTGGTCGAGGTGCTGGGGGGCGTGGTGCGTGACGTGCGCACGTCGGTGATCGAACGCAAGGATCTGCCGGCGCGGCTGCAGCAGGCGCCGACCGGCCGCCGGCTCACACCCATGGAGGAGGCGGAGCGGGACGCGATCGTGCGAGCGCTGGAGGCATCGCACGGCAACCGCTCCGCGGCGGCCAGCCGACTCGGGATCGGGCGCACCACGCTCTACCGCAAGGTGCGTCAGCTGGGCATCGAGTCCGGCGAGGCCTCACTCTGA
- a CDS encoding flavin-containing monooxygenase has protein sequence MADANSDPVQSLDALVVGLGFGGIYSLHKLRNELGLDAVAIDKAGGVGGTWYWNRYPGALSDSESFVYQYSFDRDLYAQTPWKTKFVTQPEILEYLDGVVDRYDLRPHTRLETAMTRAAFDDTTGRWTVETDRGVTYSVRFLVTGLGLLSATNVPDIAGIDTFAGRLAHTGAWPEDLDLTGKRVAVIGNGSTGGQVIPAIAPVVKHLTSFMRTPQYSVPAGNREHTPQELQELVDNFEANWNQVRESSLAMGFVESTAETFAVSDEEREAVFEAAWNHGGGFRFMFETFGDIATDPEANEAAASFIRRKIAQIVKDPETARRLTPTDLYAKRPLCDSGLYETFNRDNVSIERIDENPIERIVPEGILTADGVLHELDVIILATGFDAVDGNYRRTEIRGRDDVLLADHWADGPTSYLGMATTGFPNMFMILGPNGPFTNLPPSIEVQVEWISDTIGRLAAQPGAWLEVRKDIEHDWTETCADIADATLFPKAASWIFGANIPGKRRTVMFYLGGLKEYRGILAAEAAQDFPGFALHAPAFVTA, from the coding sequence ATGGCTGACGCAAACAGCGACCCGGTCCAGAGCCTCGATGCGCTCGTCGTGGGACTCGGCTTCGGAGGGATCTACTCCCTGCACAAGCTCCGTAACGAACTCGGCCTCGACGCCGTGGCGATCGACAAGGCCGGCGGCGTCGGCGGCACCTGGTACTGGAACCGGTACCCCGGAGCCCTCTCCGACTCCGAGAGCTTCGTCTACCAGTACTCGTTCGACCGCGATCTCTACGCCCAGACGCCCTGGAAGACCAAGTTCGTCACCCAGCCGGAGATCCTGGAGTACCTCGACGGCGTGGTCGACCGCTACGACCTGCGGCCGCACACGCGCCTCGAGACAGCGATGACCCGCGCTGCCTTCGATGACACGACCGGCCGATGGACGGTCGAGACCGACCGCGGCGTCACCTACTCGGTCCGGTTCCTGGTTACCGGCCTGGGCCTGTTGTCCGCCACGAACGTCCCGGACATCGCCGGCATCGACACCTTCGCGGGCCGACTGGCCCACACCGGTGCCTGGCCCGAGGACCTCGATCTGACCGGGAAGCGAGTCGCGGTGATCGGCAACGGATCGACCGGCGGCCAGGTCATCCCGGCGATCGCGCCCGTCGTCAAGCACCTCACCTCGTTCATGCGCACCCCGCAGTACAGCGTTCCTGCGGGCAACCGCGAGCACACGCCGCAGGAGCTGCAGGAACTGGTGGACAACTTCGAGGCGAACTGGAACCAGGTCCGCGAGTCGAGCCTGGCCATGGGCTTCGTGGAGAGCACCGCCGAGACCTTCGCCGTCTCCGACGAGGAGCGTGAGGCTGTCTTCGAGGCGGCATGGAACCACGGTGGCGGCTTCCGGTTCATGTTCGAGACCTTCGGGGACATCGCCACCGATCCCGAGGCGAACGAGGCTGCCGCCTCGTTCATCCGCCGCAAGATCGCGCAGATCGTCAAGGATCCCGAGACGGCACGTCGCCTCACGCCGACCGACCTGTACGCGAAGCGTCCGCTCTGCGACTCGGGCCTGTACGAGACGTTCAACCGGGACAACGTCTCGATCGAACGGATCGACGAGAACCCCATCGAGCGCATCGTCCCCGAGGGGATCCTCACCGCCGACGGCGTGCTCCACGAGCTCGACGTCATCATCCTGGCCACCGGGTTCGACGCCGTGGACGGCAACTACCGGCGCACCGAGATCCGTGGCCGCGATGACGTGCTGCTGGCCGACCACTGGGCCGACGGCCCGACGAGCTACCTCGGCATGGCCACCACCGGCTTCCCGAACATGTTCATGATCCTCGGACCGAACGGACCGTTCACGAACCTGCCGCCGTCGATCGAAGTCCAGGTCGAGTGGATCAGTGACACGATCGGCCGGCTGGCTGCTCAGCCCGGCGCCTGGCTCGAGGTCCGCAAGGACATCGAGCACGACTGGACCGAGACGTGCGCCGACATCGCCGACGCCACGCTGTTCCCCAAGGCGGCGTCGTGGATCTTCGGCGCGAACATCCCGGGCAAGCGCCGGACCGTCATGTTCTACCTCGGCGGGCTCAAGGAGTACCGCGGGATCCTGGCCGCAGAGGCCGCGCAGGACTTCCCCGGCTTCGCCCTGCACGCGCCTGCGTTCGTCACAGCCTGA
- a CDS encoding NAD-dependent succinate-semialdehyde dehydrogenase, whose protein sequence is MTQYATVDPTTGEVVREFDTMTDEQARDALERAHAAFATWRRAPGKDRTAVIQRVADLHRTHADELANLMTLEMGKPVAQARAEVELAASIYEYYATQGPDLMADEELDIAGAGRAVVRTAPIGALLGVMPWNFPYYQVARFVAPNLLLGNTILLKHAGSCPQQALRLEELIGEAGTPHGVYQNIFASNEQVASLIASDELQGVSLTGSERAGRIIGGLAGQHLKKCVLELGGSDPFIVLPGADLETAVPAAVAGRFGNAGQACTSSKRIIVEQTLWTDFVDQFVAQASQWVGGDPTDESTRLGPMASVAARDDLAAQVEDAVSKGATVHVGAMVPDGSGAYYPATVISDVVPGMRAYHEELFGPVAVLYRVPSVEAAIELANDTPFGLGGAVFTRDEGAAQHVVDRLDVGMVGVNTTIKSAPDMPFGGVKASGIGRELGRFGLDEFANKKLVRLV, encoded by the coding sequence ATGACCCAGTACGCGACCGTCGATCCGACCACCGGAGAGGTCGTCCGCGAGTTCGACACCATGACCGACGAACAGGCACGGGACGCACTCGAACGAGCCCACGCCGCGTTCGCGACCTGGCGCCGGGCGCCGGGGAAGGACCGCACCGCCGTCATCCAGCGCGTTGCCGACCTCCACCGCACCCACGCAGATGAACTGGCGAATCTCATGACACTGGAGATGGGCAAGCCCGTCGCCCAAGCCCGAGCCGAGGTGGAGTTGGCTGCGTCCATCTACGAGTACTACGCCACCCAGGGCCCCGATCTGATGGCCGACGAGGAACTCGACATCGCCGGAGCGGGCCGCGCCGTCGTGCGAACGGCGCCGATCGGCGCCCTGTTGGGCGTCATGCCGTGGAACTTCCCCTATTACCAGGTGGCGCGCTTCGTGGCGCCGAACCTCCTCCTGGGCAACACCATCTTGCTGAAGCACGCGGGCAGTTGTCCGCAACAGGCGCTCCGACTCGAAGAGCTCATCGGCGAGGCCGGTACACCCCACGGCGTCTACCAGAACATCTTCGCCTCCAATGAGCAGGTGGCGAGCCTCATCGCCAGTGACGAGCTGCAGGGCGTGTCCCTCACCGGATCCGAACGTGCCGGTCGGATCATCGGCGGGCTGGCGGGTCAACACCTCAAGAAGTGCGTCCTCGAGCTGGGCGGATCGGACCCGTTCATCGTGCTGCCCGGCGCGGACCTGGAGACGGCGGTCCCCGCCGCCGTGGCGGGACGCTTCGGCAACGCCGGCCAGGCCTGCACGTCCTCGAAGCGCATCATCGTCGAGCAGACGCTGTGGACCGACTTCGTCGACCAGTTCGTCGCCCAGGCGTCTCAATGGGTCGGCGGCGACCCGACCGACGAGTCGACCCGCTTGGGTCCCATGGCCTCGGTCGCCGCGCGCGACGACCTCGCCGCGCAGGTGGAGGATGCGGTCTCCAAGGGCGCCACCGTCCACGTGGGCGCGATGGTGCCCGACGGTTCAGGCGCCTACTACCCCGCCACGGTGATCAGCGACGTCGTCCCGGGGATGCGCGCTTACCACGAGGAGCTCTTCGGACCCGTGGCCGTGCTGTACCGCGTCCCCTCCGTCGAGGCGGCCATCGAGCTGGCGAACGACACGCCCTTCGGCCTCGGGGGCGCCGTCTTCACCCGGGACGAGGGTGCGGCACAGCACGTCGTGGACCGGCTGGACGTCGGCATGGTCGGCGTCAACACCACAATCAAGAGCGCCCCCGACATGCCGTTCGGCGGCGTGAAGGCCTCAGGCATCGGGCGCGAGCTCGGACGTTTCGGCCTAGATGAGTTCGCGAACAAGAAGCTCGTGCGGCTGGTGTGA
- a CDS encoding dihydrolipoyl dehydrogenase family protein, whose protein sequence is MNESREVDLVVVGLGPGGEALATGAAKAGLTVVAVDKHLVGGECPYYGCIPTKMMVRAADALAEARRADSLAGAVTVHPSWTPVADRVSNDATDDWDDRVAVERLEGAGATVLHGTARLAGERVVVDLADGTGGTLELLAARGVVLNPGTAPAEPPVPGLEGTPYWTNRDAVRTTSVPDSLVIIGGGPIGCELAQVFARFGADVTVVQHGGRLLPADEPEASAALREIFEHEGIRVLTDTEAGRVQYVDGRFSVELSEGEPLRAGQLLVAAGRRSNLEGIGLDSVGLDPSDLQVDERLRAKDGLWVLGDVTGHGAFTHVSMYQSAIALRDVLGEDGPPATYEAVPHTTFTDPEVAGVGLTEAAAREAGLSVRVGQADLGASSRGFTHGPGGAGLIKLVEDADRGVLVGGTVVGPAAGEILAMVTLAVHAAVPTSTLRTMIYAYPTFHRAIESALADLET, encoded by the coding sequence ATGAACGAGTCGCGAGAAGTCGACCTGGTCGTCGTGGGTCTGGGCCCGGGCGGAGAGGCGTTGGCCACCGGAGCGGCGAAGGCGGGACTGACGGTGGTGGCCGTCGACAAGCACCTCGTCGGCGGGGAATGTCCGTACTACGGCTGCATCCCCACCAAGATGATGGTGCGCGCCGCCGACGCGCTCGCCGAGGCCCGTCGCGCCGACTCCCTGGCGGGGGCGGTGACCGTCCATCCGTCCTGGACGCCGGTGGCCGACCGCGTGTCGAATGACGCCACCGACGACTGGGACGACCGGGTGGCCGTCGAACGGCTCGAAGGTGCTGGGGCGACCGTGCTGCACGGTACCGCCCGGCTTGCCGGTGAGCGCGTCGTCGTCGACCTCGCGGACGGCACCGGTGGCACGCTCGAACTCCTGGCTGCCCGTGGCGTCGTCCTCAACCCGGGCACCGCGCCGGCCGAGCCTCCCGTGCCGGGATTGGAGGGAACGCCCTACTGGACGAACCGGGACGCGGTCCGGACGACCTCCGTGCCCGACTCGCTCGTGATCATCGGAGGCGGGCCCATCGGCTGCGAGCTCGCGCAGGTCTTCGCGCGGTTCGGCGCCGACGTGACCGTGGTGCAGCACGGCGGGCGACTCCTGCCGGCGGACGAGCCGGAGGCGTCTGCCGCACTGCGGGAGATCTTCGAGCACGAGGGCATTCGTGTGCTCACCGACACCGAGGCCGGGCGCGTCCAGTACGTCGACGGACGCTTCTCCGTCGAGCTGTCCGAGGGGGAGCCGCTCCGTGCGGGTCAGCTGCTCGTGGCTGCCGGACGCCGTTCCAACCTCGAGGGGATCGGGCTGGACTCCGTCGGGCTCGACCCCTCCGATCTGCAGGTGGACGAACGGCTGCGCGCCAAGGACGGGCTCTGGGTCCTCGGTGACGTCACCGGCCATGGGGCGTTCACGCACGTTTCGATGTACCAGTCGGCGATCGCCCTGCGTGACGTCCTCGGCGAGGATGGTCCGCCAGCCACCTACGAGGCCGTGCCACACACGACGTTCACCGACCCGGAGGTGGCCGGCGTGGGCCTCACCGAAGCGGCCGCCCGTGAGGCGGGCCTGAGCGTCCGGGTGGGTCAAGCCGACCTCGGCGCCTCATCGCGCGGTTTCACCCACGGCCCGGGCGGGGCAGGCCTGATCAAGCTGGTCGAGGACGCCGACAGGGGTGTGCTGGTGGGCGGCACCGTGGTGGGTCCTGCCGCCGGCGAGATCCTCGCCATGGTGACCCTGGCTGTCCACGCCGCGGTGCCGACGTCGACCCTGCGGACGATGATCTACGCCTACCCCACATTCCATCGCGCCATCGAGTCCGCCCTCGCCGACCTCGAAACCTGA
- a CDS encoding TetR/AcrR family transcriptional regulator yields MAHDPARTRERLLSAAVDEFSAHGYAGARIERISDVAGVNRERLYSYFGNKRGLLEAVLVERLATALDAAPVRGSGPEAVAAFASDFFDACVTAPDLARLVAWEGLELLEPVDLGRRRERARRKVEELRTAVPEMTRVQVEELLLTVVTLCYGWVVEPHLNETITSDAVDAAQRRTTIAQTAAALARVHASGVRRDAGPG; encoded by the coding sequence ATGGCGCACGATCCGGCACGTACACGCGAACGTCTCCTCTCCGCGGCGGTGGATGAGTTCAGCGCCCACGGCTATGCCGGCGCCCGGATCGAGAGGATCAGCGACGTGGCCGGGGTTAACCGGGAGCGCCTCTACTCCTATTTCGGGAACAAGCGAGGCCTGCTCGAGGCCGTCCTCGTCGAACGGCTCGCCACGGCACTGGACGCGGCGCCCGTCCGTGGCTCGGGGCCGGAAGCCGTCGCCGCGTTCGCATCCGACTTCTTCGACGCCTGCGTGACCGCTCCCGACCTGGCGCGACTCGTGGCGTGGGAGGGACTGGAGCTCCTCGAGCCCGTCGACCTCGGTCGACGCCGCGAGCGGGCGCGCCGCAAGGTCGAGGAGCTGCGTACCGCGGTGCCGGAGATGACCAGAGTCCAGGTCGAGGAGTTGCTCCTGACCGTCGTGACGCTCTGCTACGGGTGGGTCGTCGAACCCCACCTCAACGAGACGATCACGAGCGACGCTGTCGATGCGGCGCAACGACGGACCACAATCGCCCAGACCGCAGCGGCCCTGGCTCGCGTCCACGCGTCGGGCGTCCGTCGGGACGCCGGACCGGGCTGA